The genomic segment GAGGAACATCACGGCGAGGATCACCAGGCCCTCCCACACCGGCACCGTGCCGTTGAAGGCGACCAGGGCCAGCGCGAGGACCCCGCCCAGCACGCCCCCGAACACCCTGAGCGCGGCCGACCCGGTGCACGCGCAGCAGATGGCGATGAGCATCACGACCGACGCGAGCGCGATCAGCCTGCCGGTGCCCAGCGCGTCGGAGAGGGCCGACGCCGGCAGCGCGAACCCCGCCGCCACGCTCAGCGCGGCGAGCGCCGCCAGGGTGACGGCGACCGCGCCGGACCGCCGGTGCAGGCGGACGGTGAAGAGGCCGACGACCAGGAGGTAGAAGGCCATCTCGTACGAGAGGGTCCACAGGACGAGCAGGAGATTGGGGGTGCCCAACAGCTCCTGGAACAGGGTGAGATGGGCCAGGGCCACCGAGGTGAGGCTCTGTCCGCCGAAGTCCCGGATCTCCGCCACGCCGAAGTGGTCGGCCACGAGCAGACCGGTGACGACGGCCGCGCACAGCGGGTAGATACGGAAGAGGCGGCCGGTCCAGAACGTCCTCACACTGCCCCGGCGTTCCAGCGACGCGGGGATGATGTAGCCGCTGACCAGGAAGAACACCATGATGCCGTAGCGGCTGGTGTTGAACTCCGGCATCAGCTCCCGTCGGAACTCCGCCATGAACGAGTACGACGAGTGGTCGAACACCACGACGAGCGCCGCGATGCCGCGCAACGCGTCCAGCCAGCCGAGCCGCGACGCACCGGACGCGGCCGCCCTGGAGGACCGGGAAGACCGGGAGGACCGGGAGAACCGGGAGAACCGGGAAGACCGGGGCGATGCGGAGGGCGAGGACTTCATACCCGTTCTCACGTGCGGTTCTTCTCCGGTGTTCAGCTCGGCTCCGATGGGCGTGGTCCGGCCTGTCGGGCAGCCCGGGAAGCGGCAGGGCGCAGGGCGGGCGGAGCCGTTCGGGGCGCCGACCTGGTGGACGCCGGGTGCGGTGAGCACCCGGCGTCGCCCGGGTCAGCTCGTCGGCTCGGCCTCCGGTTCGGCCTCACAGCGGTCGACCGAGGCCGCCATGGTCTGCTCGGCCATCTCGATGCGGGAGGTCGCCTTGTCGCCGGCGGCCACCTCGACCTGCCACTCCCCGTTCTCGACCAGGGCTCCGTTCTTGTCGATGAACGAGACCATGACCGAGAACTCGGCGTCGACCGCGTTGGGGTTGGTCACCTCCACGGTCGCGTACGGCTGCTTCGCGGACGCGCACGTCACCAACCGCACGGTCGCCGACTCCAGTTGTGCCTCGCCCGAGCCGGTGTCCTCGGTGGAGGAGTCGTCGTACGAGTCGTCGTACGAGTCGTCATAGCTGTCGTCGTAGTCGTCGTAGTCGTCGCTCTTCCCCAGGCCGGATGTGCCGCCCGACGACGAGGACGAGGTGTCGTGGTCCTGGGAGGAGGAGCTGCAGCCGCCGCCACTGCCACCGTCGCTGCCGCCGCTGGAACTGGAGCTGGAACCGCCGCTGGAACCGCGTCCCGTCGAGAACCCGGTCAGCGCGAGCACGACGATCACCGCCATCGACGCGAACCTCAGCCCGCGCACCCGTGTTTGTCCGCGCATGAGAGGCCCCCTCACTCGGCGGTACGCGACAGGCCGGTCAGCTTGCAGGTGCCGCCACCCGCCGCGAAAGCGCTGTCGTCCACCGAGCCCTCGTTCACCTTGACGTCAAGGACGTCGGAGGAACCGGCGGGCACGGACCGGATGGCGCCACCCTCGGTGGTGGCGACACGCTTGCCGTCGGCGTCCGTGAACTCGACGTCGAACGTGTAGCTGTACGTGGTGCCCGAGCTGCTGTTGGTGGCACGGACTCGGGCGGCCAGACCACGGTCGTACTCACAGGTCTCGATCTTCAGATCCCTGGCGGCACCCTTGGAGCTGGACGTCCCGCCCGTCCCCGAGGTGGTGCTCCCGCCCGTGGTGGTCGTACCGCCGCTGTCGCTGCCCCCGCTGGAGCTGGAGGAGCTGGATGACGAAGAGCCGCCGGAGCAGCCTCCGCCGCTGGAGCCGCGGGCTCCGGTGAGTGCGAACACGGCGATACCGAAAACCGCGATGGCCCGGACATGACGAGACTGCACTGGCTCAACCCCCGTTGAGTAGCGTTGTTTTGATGTCACACCCGCAAACGGATCCCTTCCGCTGACAGGCGCACGACACCCTAACAGCACGTGAGGAACACGGAGCCGGTCGATCGCGCGGTCACGGAGTTGCCTGGCCGTGGAATCGGACAAGCGCCCAGCGGGAACCGTCGCTCTCCCCATCCGGGCGCCTGGAGCCATCAGGCCTGGGCAGCGGCAGGACGGGCATCTGCAGATGCCGCGGGTGCTGTCCTGCGTCGTAGACGTGCAGGGGCGAAGCGCGTCCGCTCACGCGGACCGAGCGGCCGCGGCACCCGGACTCGGGGGACGTGGAGCGGGACATCGTACGGCCGTACGTGGCGGCCCACTTGACCGGTACCGCGAAGCAGAGAGAGCCGCACGCGGGGCACGCGCGGCCCTGCGTGACCTCACACTCGGGGAACACCCACCGCCCTGGCACCGATCGACAACTGTCCGTGTCCGAGGCTGCGTGGTTTCCGGCTTCCGGGAATCTGCACAGTGCGTACATAGCCGCATCACGCCGCGCGATGCGGCCGCGCAGCGGCATGCCGGATGCCGCTCCGCCGGCATGAAGTTGGCATGAAGTGTCCTGTTCTCAATCCCGGTGGCACTGCTCAGCCGCGTCCCGATATCGCACGGTACGTAGAGAAGGTGTCCTCAAATCGTGTGCCGGCCTGCACGGTTGCGTCGCCTGCTCGTTCGACTTCCCGGGCGCGTGGTCCGGTTGATTGGATGCCCGGCGTGCTCCGTGCTTTGATCCCTGGCACCGCGGCAGCAACGCGCGAGTCTCCGGAAACGGGGTCGCACGTCTGCGGCCGGGGCCCGCTAGTCCCCAGCGGGGCCACCCCCCCCCTTGTGGATCATCCATACGAAGGGAAGTTTCCTCATGAACTCCGCTCCCCAGGTCGAGACCGTCGAGATCTCCGACGCCGCGCTCGACAACGTCTCCGGTGGCCTGGCCCCGCACGCCAGCCTCGTCGCCGGACCCACCGCTGTCAGCGACGCGACCGTCCTGACCCAGATCGAGGGCGTCAAGAACGAGGTCCTGGGCACCGCCGCCCAGTACAACCACGTCAGCGTCTGCGCCTCGCTCTGACGCACGGCCCGTAGGGCAGGACGTCCGGCGGCCCCGCGCCCCTGAAGGAGCTTCGCTCCTGAAGGGGCTTCGCCCGTTACGGGACCGGACCCGCCCTCACGTCGTCCGCGCCGTCCCCGTCCCCTTCTCCGCGTCCAGCGCGTACACGCACCGGTCCTTGCTGCACGCGTACACGACACCGTCCTTGACCACGGGCGACCCGGTGATCTCACCGCCCGTCGCCAGCTTCCACCGCAGCCGCCCGTCGTCGGCCTTCAGCGTGTACAGCAGATGGTCGGTCGAGCCGAAGTGGATCCGCCCCTCCGCCACCGAGGGCGCCCCCACGATCTCCCCGCCCGCCTGGAAGCGCCACTTCGGCGTTCCCGTGACCGCGTCGAGGGTGTAGAGCCCCTTGCCGCTGCCCACGTGGACGTGCCCGGCGGCCACCAGCACCGGTTCCAGGGAGGAGCGGGACTCCGTCGCGATCCTCCACCGGTCCCGTCCGTCCGTCGCGTCGAGCGCGTAGACCGTGCCGAGGTAGTCGGCGAGGTAGACGCCACCGCCCGTGACCGCCGGACCGGACGCGAACGTGGGCGCGGAGAGGAAGACGGCCGGAGCCTCGAAGTGCCAGCGGACGTGCCCGCTCGCCACGTCGACGGCGAGGACGCGGCTCCCGGCGGAGACGTACACATAGCCGTCGGAGGCCGGGGTCAGCCGCACGGGGACGCCGCCGCAGGAGGCCGCGTCCCCGATGGGGTACGACCAGCGCTCGTCGCCCGTACGGGCCTCCAGCGCGCGCAGCCGGGCGTCCTTCCAGACGTACACCGTGCCGTCGTGGACGACCGGGCCCGCCTCGGGGGACTCGAAGTCGGCCTGGGCGCCGGCGAGCTCCCAGAGCTTGTGCCCGTTGGACGCCTCCCAGCCCTGTACGCCGCCGCCCCGGGTGGCGGTGACCACCGTGCCCCGGTCGGCCTTCAGCGAGTACACCCAGGCGTCCGTCGACAGCCGCCACAGGTCGGCGCCCTCACGGGCGTCGAGTGCGAAGAGGGTCGGACCGTCGGAGGCGTGGATACGACCGTCCGCGACCGCCATCGACCAGGCGACGTCCCGGGTCTTGAAGCGGCGCCGGCCGGTGGCCACGTCCAGGGCGTGCACCTCGAAGGAGGTGACGTAGACGAGGTCGTCGGCGACGGAAGGGGTGCCCCAGACGTCGTTCGACATGCGGAAACGCCAGGGGCGCCAGCCGGAGGCGGCCGGTTCCGGGGCGGGCGGGGCGCTCGCGGAGGGCGCGGGGTCGGCGCCGTTCACGCCGGCGCGCGGGCGGGACCAGGAGGCGGCGAGGCCCGCCTCGGGAGGGGGCGCCTTCACGGCGGCGGCGCGGGCGTCGGCGACGCGCGGACCGGGCCCGATGGGCACCTGGCCGCCGGCGAGCCGGACCGGCCCGGTGTCGGGGGCGCCGAGGGAGACGGGCGACACGGGCGCGGGGTCGTACGACGGCGGGGGCGGCGGTACCGGGGCGGTCGGGCGACCGCCGCCACTGCGCCCGCCGGAGGCCTGCTGCTTGGGCACGGCGCGCCCGCCCCGGCGCGTCTCGATCATGCTGACCGCCTTCTCGGGCAGCCACGCCGACGCCGTACCGCTGTCGTCCGAGCCGGAGCCGAAGAGATGGGGCGCGAGCTGGGCCTGGAGGTCGGCGGGGTTGGGGCGCGCGGTCGGGTCCATCTGCATACAGGACTCGATGAGGGGGCGCAGGTCGTCCGGGAGGCCGGAGAGGTCGGGGCCCTCGCGCAGCAGCATGAAGACGGTCTCGACCGGGTTGGCCCCGTGGAACGGCGCGTGTCCGGTGGCGGCGAACACGAGCATCGAGCCGAGCGAGAAGACGTCACTCGCGCCGGTGACGCTCCGCGAGTCCTTCGCCTGCTCGGGCGACATGTACGCGGGCGTGCCGACGGCGACGTTCGTCATCGTCAGACGTGTGTTCGATACACCGGACGCGATGCCGAAGTCGATCACGCGCGGACCGTCCTCGACGACGAGCACGTTGGAGGGCTTGAGGTCGCGGTGGACGAGTCCGGCGCCGTGGATGGACTGCAGGGCTTCGGCGACGCCCGCGGCGAGCCAGCGGACGGCCTGGACCGGCATCGGGCCGCAGTCGTTCACTATCTCCTCGAGCGAGGGCGCGGGGACGTACGCGGTCGCCAGCCACGGCACGGCCGCGCGGGGGTCGGCGTCGACCACGGCCGCCGTGTAGAAACCGGACACCGCGCGGGCCGCCTCGACCTCACGCGTGAACCGGACCCGGAAGAGCTGATCCTCCGCCAGCTCCGTCCGCACGGTCTTGATCGCCACGCGCCGCCCCGACGCCGAGCGCGCCAGATAGACCAGCCCCATGCCGCCGGCACCCAGCCGTCCCAGCACCTCGAACGGCCCGATCCGCCGCGGATCGTGCTGCGTCAGCTGATCCACCACTTGCCCTGCCACCTCCCCGTACGGACCGCGTCACCCACGTTGTGCGCGCGACCCCCGTGCAGCGTCTCACCACCGCACCGCCATGGCGGCACGCACCCCGATTCTTCCTGCTACCGGGGGCAGGTGCGAACCCGGGGGCGGATCGGGGTGTCTCAGGACAAAACCACGTTGTCCGCCTTTCGGGAAGCGGGAGCCCGGATGATGGGACAGTACGACGGTCCGCGTACCACCGGCGCACAACCCCGTACGCCTGCCCACGCGGCGGCCTCTTCACTCGCGTCGCGGGGATCGGCCGAAGGCCGGCCGGAAGTCGGCCGAAGGCCGGCCGGAAGTCGGCCGAAGGCCGGCCGTAAGCGGTCTTCCCGCTGGTCAGCCTTTGTCCTCCGGGCCGGTCGCCCCGTGTTCTCCCGCCGGCCGGGCCTCGTCCTCGCCCCGGTCGTCCCCCCGTTGCCGCAGCTCGTCCGGGCGCTGTTCGGCCTGGTCCGCCTCCTGCGGGGCCTCCCGCCAGCCGTTTCCGTCCCACTGCTGGAGCAACGCGAACGACGCGCCTTGATTGTCCGTGACGACCGCCACATTTCCGTACGAGGTGCCGAACGGCGGCACCTGCACCCGGCCCCCGAGCCGGCTGACGGTCCCGAGCGCGGCCTCGCAGTCCTCCGTCCCGAAGTGGACCAGGAAGTGCGGCGGCATCTCCGCCGGGAAGACGTCCGTGAGCGTGGCCCGGCCGAAGTCCGGGGCCGCGTCCGGGCCGAAGAGCGCGTCGTGGAAAAGGTGCGCGTAGAAGGAATTGGCCGCCTTGGTGTCCCGCGCGTACAACTCGGCCCACGCGAACGTGCCGGGCTCGTGGCGCCGCCCGAAGCCGGTGTGCCTGCCGGCCTGCCAGAGACCGAAGACGGCCCCTTCGGCGTCGGTGGCCAGCGCGGCCGTGCCGAGCGTGCCGACCGGGGTCGGCGGGATGATCACCTGACCGCCGGCCGCGGTGATCCGGGCGGTCAGGGCGACCGCGTCCGGGGTCGCGAAGTGCAGCGTCCAGGCCGTGGGGAGCCGGCCGTCGGGCTTGGGGGCGAGGGCGGCGAGCGGGGTCGAGGCGCCCGAGGGGTACGCCCACACCTCATGGGCGCCGTCTCCGGGGGCCACCCTGAACGTCCATCCGAAGAGTTCGCCGTAGAACCGCTTGCCCGCCTCCACGTCGGGCAGCTGGGCGTCCACCCAGCAGGGGACGCCCTCGGGGTACGGGACGCTTCCCGTCCCGGCGGCGGCTCCCGCCCCGGTGACGGCTCCCGCCCCGGTGACGGCTCCCGCCCCGGTGACGGCTCCCGTCTCAATGGCCATAGGGCCAAGCTAACGGCGGCGCACGTGGGGCGCGCGTCGGGCGCGTCCGCCGTCTTTGCGCGAGAGATCACGCGGGGGGTTCGGTTAGTCGGCGGGTGCGGGTTCGGCGGGGGCTGGTCGCACGGTTCCCCGCGCCCCTGAAAGCAGGGGGCGCCCCGTGCTTTTCAGGCCCGCAGGGGCCTGGTCTTTCAGGGGCGCGGGGAACTGCGCGAGAAGCCCCACCGGCCCGCAGCCAAAGACCACACCTGACCGGGGTCGAAGGGGCGCAGCCCCTGGATGGGGGCACCTCCCGCTCGAGCGAAGCCGAGAGTGGGGGGAGGGACGGGTAGGGGCGGCGGGGGCGAAGAAAATCCGCCACCGCACCGCAGGGCCATCCCACGAACCCCTTGGTGAAGCCCATGCTCCCCATTTGCAGTCGGCCGAATCGCGCTCCGATCACCCCTCGGTAAGCTGACGGCATGACAGGACAAGTGCGTACCGTCGACGGCCGCGTGGCCGGCCGACGAGGGCAGGCGACCCGGCAGAAGCTGCTCGACTGCCTCAGCGAGATGCTCAGCTCGTCGCCCTACCGGGACGTCAAAGTCATTGATGTCGCCCGGAAGGCGGGGACTTCGCCCGCGACCTTCTACCAGTACTTCCCGGACGTCGAAGGTGCCGTCCTGGAGATCGCCGAGCAAATGGCTGCCGAGGGCGCCACGTTGACGCGCCTTCTCGAAGGACGGTCCTGGGTCGGCAAGGCCGGCTGGCAGACCGCCCAGGAACTCGTCGACGGTTTCCTGGAGTTCTGGCGCAGGAACGACGCGATCCTCCGCGTCGTCGACCTGGGCGCCGCCGAGGGCGACAAACGCTTCTACAAGATCCGCATGAAGATCCTGAACTCCGTCACCAACTCCCTCTCGGAGACGGTCTCCGAGCTCCAGGCCAAGGGCCGCGTCGACAAGGACGTCAGCCCGGCGGCCCTCGCCGGTTCCCTCGTCGCCATGCTCGCCTCGGTCTCCGGGCACCAGAAGGGCTTCCAGACCTGGGGCGTCAAGCAGGCCGAACTGAAGCCCAACCTCGCCCTGCTGGTCCACCTGGGCATCACCGGCAAGAAACCCACGAAGTAACCAGGAGCACCCGGGCACGCCCCGGACGCGATTCCTGTCACGCAGACGGCACCCTCGGGCGAGGCGTGCCGCCTGCCGCGTTCAGGGGGCCCAGGGGCCTGGGGACCGCTGGTGGACTGCCGGGGGACCCGCTGGGCGGCATCACGCCCGTCATCACGACCGTACGGCGATCGTCATCGGCTCGGCGTCGGCACCGGCACCGGCACCGGCACCGGCACCGGCACGATTCACCGCCGCACGATCCGGAACACCCGTATCTCCCGGTCCACCCGGGCCTGGTACGTCGAGTACGGCGGCCAGAACCTCAGCAACTCCCGCCAGACCGCCGCCCGTTCCTCGCCCGCCAGCAGGTGCGCGGTGACGGGGATGTCCTGGCCCTTCCAGTTGATCTCGGCGTCGGGGTGGGCCAGCAGGTTGGCGCTCCAGGCGGGGTGGCCGGGGCGGCCGAAGTTCGACCCGACCAGGACCCAGCTGTCCCGCCCCTCCTCGGGCATACAGGCCAGCGGCGTACGCCGCGGCTGCCCGCTCCTCGCGCCGGTCGCGGTCAGGACGACGCCGGGCAGCAGTTGCGCGCTGAGCAGCACCCGGCCCCGGGTGACACGGTGCACGGCCCGGTCCAGCGCGGGGATGACATGCGGTGCGACCCGGGCGAACGCCGGAGCCGAGGACACCTTCTGCACCAGCCGTACGCCCATGCCCTTCATCCCCTCGGCCATCCCCGCCGTGTTCCTCGAAGCCATCAGCCCCGCACCTCCCTCTGCCCGCCCGGGCCGTCGACGGTGAAGACGCCCGCCTCGTCGGCCGCCCGCCCCCGCAGCCGGTGCACCGGCCCGAAGAGCGACTCGTCCCCGGCCACCCGCTTGAAGTACAGCTGCGCCTCGTGCTCCCAGGTGAACCCGATCCCCCCATGCAACTGGATCCCCTCTCCGGCGGCCACCCGCAACGCCTCCAGCGCCTGGGCGAGCGCCAGCCCGCCGACCCGCTCGCCGCCCTCCGTACAGGGCTCGGCGGCAGCCGCCCAGGCCGCGTAGTACGCCGCCGACCGGGCCGCCCGCACCCGCACGTAGACGTCCGCGAGCCGGTGCTTCACCGCCTGGAACGACCCGATCGGCCGTCCGAACTGCTCCCGCTGCCGCACATACGCGACCGTCCGCTCCAACGCCCGGTCGGCGGCTCCCACGGCCTCCGCGGCGAGCACGGCAGCCGCCGCGTCCCCGACCTGGGCCAGGGCCGACAGCACACCGGCACGGGCACGGGCCCCGGCACCGACACCGGCACTGACGTCGACGTCGACATCGACCTCATCACCGAGCAACTCTCCCTCCACATCCCGGAGTTCGAGCCGAGCCACCGGCCGTGTCTCGTCGATGGAGGTCTGCCGCACCCGTACGAGCCCGGCACCCCCACCCGCACCCGCACCCGCACCGGTCTCCCCGGTCACCGCCCGCACGAGAAACAGCAGCGTCCGCGAGCGGGCGTACCCCCCGGCGTGCGCGGCCACGAGCAGCAGGCCGGCGCTGTGCCCGTCGAGAACCTGTCCGGCCTCCCCGTAGAGCCGCCACCCGTCCCCGACGCGTCGCGCCTGGACGCCGCCCGCGCGTCCGCCGCCGGCCCACGCGCTCCCGTTGTCTCCGGTCAGCGCCAGCGCGGTGGCGAGGGCCGCGCCCGGTACGGCAAGGGCCGCGGTGAGTCCGCCGGAGGCGAGGCGGGGCAGCAGTTCGGCGCGCTGCCGCTCGGTGCCGAGGGCGAGGATCAGGGGGGCGACCAGGACGGAGGTGGACAGCAGCGGCGAGGGGGCGAGGGCGCGTCCCAACTCCTCGCTTGCCAGGGCGAGTTCGGTTGCCGAGCAGCCGACACCGCCGTACGCCTCGGGGAGCGCGAGTCCCGGCAGCCCGAGCTGTTCGGAGAGGGCGGCCCACAGCCCGCCGTCGTGCCCCTCCCCCGTCCGCACGGCCGCCCGGACCTCCTCCGGACCGCAGCGCTTGAGCAGCAACTCCCGTACCGTACGCCGGATTTCCTCCTGCTCGGCGGTGAAGCGGGCATCCATGGCGGTCCCCCTCCTGCTCCCCCAACGTCTCGATCTGACGGTCCGTCATATTAGGCCGGAAGGCACCCGAAGCACAGGGTTGCCGTCGATAGATCTGATGTACCGTCAGATCCATGACCGCTGTGCCAGCCCTACCCGGAACCGGTGGCCGTCGCGACACGGCACGAGCATCTCGTGGTGGCGGCCGAAGGGTCGCGATCGTCGGGGCCGCGCTGTCCGACTGCGGCCGGGTGGACGACGCGACCCCGTACGCACTCCACGCGCAGGCCGCCCGCCGGGCCCTCGCCGACGCCGGGCTGGAGCGCACGGCCATCGACGGCCTGGCGTCGGCCGGCCTCGGCACGCTGGCGCCGGTGGAGGTGGCGGAGTATCTGGGCCTGCGGCCCACCTGGGTGGACTCCACCTCGGTCGGGGGGTCGGCCTGGGAGGTCATGGCGGCGCACGCGGCGGACGCGATCGCCGCCGGGCACGCGAACGTCGTCCTCCTCGTCTACGGTTCCACGGCCCGCGCGGACATCAAGGCGGGCCGCCGCACGGGCAACCTCTCCTTCGGCGCGCGCGGCCCCCTCCAGTTCGAGGTCCCCTACGGGCACACCCTGATCGCCAAGTACGCCATGGCCGCGCGCCGCCACATGCACGAGTACGGCACGACCCTGGAGCAGCTGGCCTCCGTCGCCGTACAGGCCCGGGCGAACGCGGCGGCGAACCCGGAGGCGATGTTCCGCACGCCGCTCACCGTGGAGGACGTCCTGTCCTCCCCGCCGATCGCCGACCCGTTCACGAAGCTGCACTGCTGCATACGTTCCGACGGCGGGGCGGCGGTGCTGCTGGCGGCCGAGGAGTACGTACGGGACTGCCGGCCGACGACCCCCGTCTGGATCCTCGGCACGGGCGAGTACACCTCGCACACGACCATGTCCGAGTGGCCCGACTTCACGGTCTCCCCGGCGGCGGTCAGCGGCCGCCTGGCCTTCGAACGGGCCGGCGTGCGCCCCGCCGAGATCGACTTCGCCGAGATCTACGACGCCTTCACCTACATGACCCTCGTGACGCTGGAGGACCTCGGTTTCTGCGCGAAGGGAGAGGGCGGGTCCTTCGTGGAGAAGGGCCGCCTGACCCTGACCGGCGACCTCCCCGTGAACACCGACGGTGGCGGTCTCTCCGCCCAGCACCCCGGCATGCGCGGCCTCTTCCTCCTCGTCGAGGCCGTACGCCAACTGCGCGGTGAGGCGGGCGCCCACCAGGTCCGGGCCCCCGACGGCCACCTGCCCCGCCTCGCCGTGGCCTCGGGCACGGGCGGCTGGTTCTGCTCGTCGGGGACGGTGGTGCTGGGACGGGAGTGAGGCCCTCCCGGCCGACCACCCCGAGGACGGCTCCGCCACCTGCGCCTTCCTGACGCCGTCCACCGCATGCCGTCCACTACACGCCGTCCACCACATGCCTTCCACTACGTGCCTTCCACAGCCGGAATACGAGGCGGGGAGGGCGCGCTGTAGGGAATCGGCAGACGAAGGCGTCCCCGTAGCAGTCCCGGAGGAAGCGACATGGCACTGTCCCGCAAGGAGCGCGAGGAGTTTCTGGCCGAGGCCCATGTGGCCGCGTTGGCGGTGGACGCCGGGGAGGGCAGGGCACCGCTGACGGTGCCGATCTGGTACCAGTACGAACCCGGGGGCGACATCTGGGTCATGACCGGGCTGGACACCCGCAAGAACCGGCTGATCCAGGCCGCCGGCCGCTTCTCCCTGATGATCGACCGACTCGAACCCACCATCCGCTACGTCTCCGTCGAGGGCCCGGTCACCGACACCGCCCCGGCCACCCTCGACCAGCTCCGCGAGATCTCCGCCCGCTACCTCCCGGCCGACAAGGTCGACGGCTACGTCGACTTCGCCTCCCGGAACCATGGCGAACAGGTGATCATCCGCATGCGCCCCGAGAGGTGGGTCTCGTCCGACCTGGGCACGGTGTGAGACCGTCCCACCCATGATCGAGCCCCCTTCCGAGCCGCAGTCCCCCTCTCCGGCACCCTCCCGGCCGTCCGCGTTCGTCCAGGTCCTGCGAGGGCTGCGGGTCTGGGATCCGCAGGTCAGCGCCTTGCCGCCGTTCGATCCGGCCACCGCCCCCGCCGAACCGGTGGCGCTCTTCGCCGCCTGGTTCGGGGAGGTCGTGGCGGCCGGTGAGGTGGAGCCGCACACCATGTCGCTGGCCACGGCTGACGCGGAGGGCCGGCCGGACGTCCGTACGGTGATGCTGCACGACGTGGACGCGCGGGGCTGGCACTTCGCCTCCCACGCGGGCAGCCGCAAGGGACGGCAGCTCGCGGCCCGCCCGTACGCGTGCCTCGGCTTCTACTGGCCCCTCCTCGGCCGCCAGGTCCGGGTGCGGGGCCCGGTCACGGTAGAACCCGCCGAGGTCGCCCACGCCGATCTGCACGCCCGCTCGACGGGTGCGCTGGCCGCCG from the Streptomyces sp. NBC_00310 genome contains:
- a CDS encoding pyridoxine/pyridoxamine 5'-phosphate oxidase, yielding MIEPPSEPQSPSPAPSRPSAFVQVLRGLRVWDPQVSALPPFDPATAPAEPVALFAAWFGEVVAAGEVEPHTMSLATADAEGRPDVRTVMLHDVDARGWHFASHAGSRKGRQLAARPYACLGFYWPLLGRQVRVRGPVTVEPAEVAHADLHARSTGALAAALVGHQSEVLPSYEELERASEAAWARAEREPDVAVPSWTAYVVEPDEVEFFQGDTRRRHVRLDYRREEGGWVTELLWP